In Nasonia vitripennis strain AsymCx chromosome 1 unlocalized genomic scaffold, Nvit_psr_1.1 chr1_random0007, whole genome shotgun sequence, one genomic interval encodes:
- the LOC116417729 gene encoding uncharacterized protein LOC116417729 has product MGAELNNALKIFVAPDKPESRTYQQIRNVLIAHFDVKKNKYAESVKFRQIVQLQNESIANFSQRLKQGATFCEYDTFLDRMLIEQLLHGLTDRDMRDEIIAKKPTTFKDAYEIAHTLESTRQTADEVTSTSNKIHALSYSTTHFKHKRYASHTSRSASRKQDHGEQQGQYACYGCGERHKCSECPFRTSECHKCKKRGHIAKVCRASSSLSTSQIRRSKEPATQIDTLKCFNAVEEIYVIDKSYGKKILQVLIEGHKLNMELDSAAPYSFIGSDTLRNLKPNFQLQPTSKKFISYSQHRLNCIGTCSVNVSFGSTSRQHPVYVIQGSYDSLFGHE; this is encoded by the coding sequence ATGGGCGCAGAACTAAATAATGctctaaaaatttttgttgctCCTGATAAACCAGAAAGTCGTACGTATCAACAAATTCGCAATGTTTTAATTGCACATTTCGACgtcaagaaaaataaatatgcagaaagtGTTAAGTTCCGACAAATTGTACAGCTACAGAATGAATCCATTGCTAATTTCTCACAACGATTAAAGCAAGGGGCTACGTTCTGCGAATACGACACATTTCTCGACAGGATGTTGATTGAACAGCTCCTACATGGTCTCACCgatcgtgatatgcgcgacgaAATAATCGCCAAGAAACCTACTACATTTAAAGACGCTTACGAAATAGCACATACATTGGAGTCAACTCGGCAAACAGCAGATGAGGTTACCTCTACTTCTAATAAGATACATGCGCTATCTTATTCAACGACGCATTTCAAGCATAAACGGTATGCTTCACATACATCGCGCAGTGCTTCTCGGAAGCAAGATCATGGAGAACAACAAGGTCAGTACGCTTGTTATGGATGCGGAGAACGTCACAAATGCAGTGAGTGTCCATTTCGTACTTCTGAGTGTCATAAGTGCAAAAAACGTGGGCACATAGCGAAAGTTTGCAGGGCTTCATCTTCGCTTTCTACTTCTCAAATACGACGTTCTAAAGAGCCTGCAACACAAATAGATACATTGAAATGTTTCAACGCAGTCGAAGAAATCTACGTTATTGATAAGTCTTATGGTAAGAAAATACTTCAAGTGCTCATTGAAGGCCACAAATTAAATATGGAATTAGATTCTGCTGCACCATATAGTTTCATTGGTAGCGATACACTTCGTAACCTCAAACctaattttcaattacagCCAACTTCTAAGAAATTCATAAGTTACTCGCAACATCGCCTCAACTGCATCGGGACTTGCTCTGTCAATGTCTCATTTGGTTCTACATCTCGTCAACATCCGGTCTACGTTATTCAAGGTTCTTACGATTCCTTATTTGGTCATGAATAG